Proteins from one Ananas comosus cultivar F153 linkage group 5, ASM154086v1, whole genome shotgun sequence genomic window:
- the LOC109710067 gene encoding LOW QUALITY PROTEIN: LOB domain-containing protein 41-like (The sequence of the model RefSeq protein was modified relative to this genomic sequence to represent the inferred CDS: deleted 2 bases in 2 codons) produces MRMSCNGCRVLRKGCSEACSIRPCLQWIRSPDSQANATVFLAKFYGRAGLINLLNAGPDHLRPGIFRSLLYEACGRILNPIYGSVGLLWSGSWQLCQEAVRRD; encoded by the exons ATGCGGATGAGCTGCAACGGCTGCCGGGTGCTGCGCAAGGGCTGCAGCGAGGCCTGCAGCATCCGGCCCTGCCTGCAGTGGATCCGCAGCCCCGACTCGCAGGCCAACGCCACCGTCTTCCTCGCCAAGTTCTACGGCCGCGCCGGCCTCATCAACCTCCTCAACGCCGGCCCCGATCACCTCCGCCCCG GTATATTCCGGTCGCTGCTC TACGAGGCCTGCGGCCGGATCCTGAAC CCGATATACGGGTCGGTCGGGCTGCTGTGGTCGGGGAGCTGGCAGCTGTGCCAGGAGGCCGTCAGGCGTGACTGA